The nucleotide sequence CTCGCGGCTGGAGACAGTCGCCCGTGTGGGGGGAGCGGCGAAGTACTGGCCGTTGAGGGACGCCTCGTACTCGCCCGGGTAGAACACCGCAAAGCTGTTGTGGCCGGCGGGCATGTTCACCGGCACGCCGTTAAGCGTCGCCTCGCCGGAGTTCACCACGCTGACGTCCACCGTCGGCAGGGTGGTGGGAACGAAGGACCACTTGTGAAAGAACAGCCATTCGGTGCCGGTGCTCTCCAGCAGGAACTCGGTGTGCAGCTGGCTGCCGTCGATGGTGTAGTCCATCGGCACCATCACCCGGTTGCCGCCGCGCCCCTGTGCGGCGCCGATCTTGACGTTAGTGATCCGCGAGGCCGACGTCTGCAGGGCCGTTCCGTCCAGCATGGCGGGGTCGGCGTCCGGCACTGACGCGCGGAGCAGGCCAAGCGCCCGCTCGCCTTCGCCGTGCTGGAGTGCCTCCAGGTAATCGCGCACGGGCTGCTGCGGACTGGCCACGGAGGAGTTGACCAGATTGACCGAAACGATGGCGCCAACGATGGCAAGCATGAGGCCCAGCAGCCACCCGGCCGCCGTTTTCACCAACGCTTGACTCATTTGCACGCACCCCACGTTACCTGCAACGTCAGGCAACTCTGGAGTAGCGGTGGTCACCGTGACGTCCGTCCACGGGCCAGGAACGCCCTACGGCGGGGCCTCACCCGCCGCTCCCGGCGCTGCCTGACGCTAGCGGCGGCGCCGGGACGAGGTGCCGAAAACGCCCCGCAGGAGTTCCCGGCCAAGCTGGGTTCCCATGGACCGTGCCATGCTTTTCAGGCCGCTGCCGAGGACGCCGCCCAAGGCTCCGGTGATGTCCTCCATCATGCCGCCAGGCGGGGGAGCCTGGCGCCTGGCCGGTGGTGGCACCGTCCCGCCGGGGTGTGTGGACTCCGGCTGCCAGCCGCTGGACGGCCTGCTGCTGGGGCGCCCGAGGATCTCCTCCTCGATGCGGCGGGCTTCGTCGTCGATCGCCACAGGATCAGGATTCCCCGGGACGAACACCTCGGGGGAGGGCGCCGGCGGCTGCCCGGGGGCCGCGGCGCCTGTGGGCGCGCCGGCTTTACCGGTCAGTTTCTCGTACGCCGAGAGATTGTCCACGGCAGTGCCGTACTTTGCGAGCAGCGCCGACCCCGCCACGGTGCTCCGGACCAGTTCGACGGCGCTGGGACCCATCACCGACTCCGGCGCACGCAGGCGGGTCAGGGCCACCGGCGTCGGCGCGCCGTTCTCATTCATGACGGTGATGACAGCCTCGCCGATGCCTGCGGACGTCAGGGTTTCCTCGAGGTCATAGTCGCTGAGCGGGAAGGTGGAGACGGTGGCCTTGAGGGCCTTCGCGTCCTCCGGGGTGAAAGCCCTCAGGGCGTGCTGGATGCGGTTGGCCAGCTGCCCGAGGACGTCCGCCGGGACATCCTTCGGGGTCTGCGTGACGAAGAAAATGCCCACCCCCTTGGAGCGGATCAGGCGGACTGTGGTGGTGATGGCCGCCAGGAAGGCCTTCGAGGCGTCATTGAAGAGCAGGTGCGCCTCGTCGAGGAAGAACACGAGTTTGGGCTTGTCGAGGTCGCCGGCTTCGGGCAGC is from Arthrobacter sp. QXT-31 and encodes:
- a CDS encoding helicase HerA-like domain-containing protein, with the protein product MASKSTAEKVTTIQKGYALEGATIELGAAIVDGELHKDAPVRLPLSMMNRHGLVAGATGTGKTVTLHMMAEQLSTAGVPVFLADIKGDLSGLATAAPGSDKLAKRTESIGQAWSGKTFPVEFLALGGDGDGIPVRATVTSFGPILLSRILELNDTQESSLQLVFHFADKNNLELVDLKDLRSVIQFLTSDEGKEALQELGGLSKATAGVILRELVALEAQGMERFFGEPEFDTAELLRTAPDGRGVISCLELPTLQTKPLVFSTFLMWLLADLFEELPEAGDLDKPKLVFFLDEAHLLFNDASKAFLAAITTTVRLIRSKGVGIFFVTQTPKDVPADVLGQLANRIQHALRAFTPEDAKALKATVSTFPLSDYDLEETLTSAGIGEAVITVMNENGAPTPVALTRLRAPESVMGPSAVELVRSTVAGSALLAKYGTAVDNLSAYEKLTGKAGAPTGAAAPGQPPAPSPEVFVPGNPDPVAIDDEARRIEEEILGRPSSRPSSGWQPESTHPGGTVPPPARRQAPPPGGMMEDITGALGGVLGSGLKSMARSMGTQLGRELLRGVFGTSSRRRR